A region of Lagenorhynchus albirostris chromosome 20, mLagAlb1.1, whole genome shotgun sequence DNA encodes the following proteins:
- the ZNF750 gene encoding zinc finger protein 750 has product MSLLKERKPKKPHYIPRPPGKPFKYKCFQCPFTCNEKSHLFNHMKYGLCKNSITLVSEQDRIPKCSKPNSSDPKPTSQSDPMAKPTSSKPVPSGLSHLDTKLQHGLAKDDIKENVDLHACGPHRCPGQKPTLHKEAAPLSPVPEATAGTQPVLEGTTRPSAFMPVGEHRLKGQELTEAPEALTLTQAPAKAASFHTKSAFHAPGYAWKAGSPFLTPEFPHKIPSTKGFGATSPYVHPTIAEYPPHFYTEHGLATIYSPYLLAGNSPECDSPLLSIYGAQDQRHFLPHPGPIPKHLNPAPSTYDHYRFFQQYHSNLPIPYGFYRPESAFSSYGLRPPPVAGMSQDQSSHLLEEAALAYPAWSPSKLNSSNSHKKHTEFEKESPTPEAKDLSRDGQRDTEGTKMSPRAGSAATGSPGRPSPTNFTQTSQPCAGLCSLLDMPASGAPGSLHPPEQSLTAFKPVKKNTERPHSQAPENRAASPESLEAVNADALAQMGSLEDAPSSPEDDSRAAPLNLSTKPEAEPATTHTTAYGEFVEPQDAPLNLSVKDPCNALTSRPSVRSRPRGAEPAAAPTPTPAPQSETASSGAGPDPSSVEIPAPSPAGKAQDTRSADSDEQKQTAAVALCQLAAYSPGNVEPAAQEPACQVDAPTPRAPESQEAQCDLRPKGQKRTSPRDAGKAQQGTKKAKPSDTARVFTLRKRTRVS; this is encoded by the exons ATGAGCCTTCTCAAAGAGCGAAAACCAAAAAAGCCACATTACATCCCCAGGCCCCCAGGAAAGCCCTTCAAGTACAAGTGTTTCCAGTGTCCCTTTACTTGCAACGAAAAGTCACATCTTTTTAATCACATGAAATACGGTCTCTGTAAAAATTCCATCACTTTAGTGTCTGAGCAAGATCGCATTCCCAAGTGTTCCAAACCGAACTCTTCAGACCCTAAGCCAACCAGTCAGTCCGACCCCATGGCAAAGCCCACCTCCTCCAAGCCCGTCCCAAGTGGGCTCTCACACCTGGACACCAAGCTCCAACATGGCCTCGCCAAGGATGACATCAAGGAAAATGTGGACCTGCATGCGTGCGGGCCCCACAGGTGCCCCGGACAGAAGCCCACTCTCCACAAGGAAGCAGCACCCCTGAGTCCAGTTCCAGAAGCCACCGCGGGCACCCAGCCTGTGCTGGAAGGCACTACCCGGCCTTCAGCATTCATGCCAGTTGGCGAGCACAGACTCAAAGGGCAGGAACTCACCGAGGCTCCTGAAGCGCTGACCCTGACCCAGGCCCCTGCCAAAGCTGCCTCCTTCCACACTAAGTCTGCCTTTCATGCCCCTGGCTACGCGTGGAAAGCTGGCTCACCTTTCCTCACACCTGAGTTTCCACATAAAATCCCATCCACAAAGGGGTTTGGTGCCACTTCGCCGTACGTGCACCCCACCATCGCAGAGTACCCGCCTCACTTTTACACAGAGCACGGACTGGCCACCATCTACTCACCGTACCTACTCGCAGGGAACTCGCCCGAGTGTGACAGCCCCCTGCTGTCCATCTACGGGGCCCAAGACCAAAGACATTTCCTGCCTCACCCAGGGCCGATCCCTAAGCACCTGAACCCAGCTCCATCCACATACGACCATTACAGATTCTTCCAGCAGTATCACTCCAATCTGCCGATTCCTTATGGATTTTATAGACCAGAGTCTGCATTTTCCTCCTACGGCCTCAGACCCCCACCCGTTGCTGGTATGTCACAAGATCAAAGCTCACACCTACTGGAAGAAGCTGCCCTGGCCTACCCGGCCTGGAGTCCATCCAAGTTAAACTCTTCCAACTCCCACAAAAAACACACAGAGTTTGAGAAAGAGAGTCCGACTCCCGAGGCTAAAGACCTTTCCAGAGATGGGCAGAGGGACACGGAAGGGACCAAAATGAGCCCACGTGCAGGCAGCGCAGCCACAGGCTCCCCGGGAAGGCCGAGCCCCACCAATTTCACACAGACAAGCCAGCCCTGTGCCGGGCTGTGCAGCCTCTTGGACATGCCGGCCTCCGGTGCCCCAGGAAGTCtccatccaccagaacagagcCTCACAGCCTTCAAGCCTGTCAAGAAGAACACGGAGCGCCCACATTCCCAGGCCCCAGAAAACAGAGCTGCATCTCCAGAAAG CCTCGAGGCCGTGAACGCAGACGCTCTGGCTCAGATGGGGAGCCTGGAAGATGCACCCTCCAGCCCAGAGGACGACTCCAGGGCAGCCCCTCTGAACCTCTCCACGAAACCAGAAGCTGAGCCGGCCACTACACACACCACTGCCTATGGAGAATTTGTGGAGCCACAGGACGCGCCCCTCAACCTCTCGGTGAAGGACCCCTGCAACGCCCTGACTTCGAGGCCCTCTGTCCGCAGCCGCCCGAGAGGGGCCGAACCCgcagctgcccccacccccactcctgctCCGCAGTCGGAGACAGCAAGTTCCGGGGCCGGGCCCGACCCCAGCTCTGTGGAGATCCCTGCGCCCAGCCCGGCTGGGAAGGCCCAGGACACACGCTCAGCTGACAGTGACGAGCAGAAGCAGACTGCGGCCGTGGCCCTCTGCCAGCTGGCGGCCTACAGCCCAGGGAACGTCGAGCCTGCTGcccaggagcctgcctgccaggTAGACGCACCCACCCCCAGAGCCCCTGAGAGCCAGGAGGCTCAGTGCGACCTCAGACCCAAAGGGCAAAAGAGGACGAGCCCCAGGGATGCAGGAAAGGCCCAGCAGGGAACTAAGAAGGCAAAGCCCAGCGACACAGCCAGAGTGTTCACACTCCGGAAAAGAACGCGGGTGTCTTAG